Part of the Leptodactylus fuscus isolate aLepFus1 chromosome 6, aLepFus1.hap2, whole genome shotgun sequence genome, CAAGTTTACATGGCAGGATACAGCATGCAGCTGGCACTCTTATAATAATGTCCTGATCTCACCCTTTGCAGGATGTGATGGGGGTGGCAGAGGAGCCATCCACAGAGCTTCCTCCCACTAAGGACATCTCTGATATCTCCAAAACGTTCTTGCCCAAGCCTGAGGCCCCGGTAGACTCCATGCTCAAGGACTTGGCCACCATCATCCTCAGTACCTTCCTCCTGGCAGGGTGGGTGGCCTTTATCATCACCTACCCCAAGGTAAGAATGCATGGACTTGTGTCCCTGGCACACTTAGTGGGCACTACCCACAATTCCCCCTTGTTTCTTCAGACCATgcaccagcagcagcagctccagcaCCAGCAGTTCCAGAAACAGCTGGAGGAGAAGATCCAGCTTCTGCAGATGCAGCACGTCACGTTCCAGTCCCCGGCAGAGGTCACTGCTGATGGCGACTACCTGGATGTTGCAGTGGTGCGGGGGGAGAGCTCTGCTAACAGCACTCCTAACATGTCCCCCCGAGCCTCCAACCACTCGATGCACTCTAACCTCTCCACCTCTGAGGTCGGCAGCGTGGTCTCCACCGAGCAGGAAGATGCAGGTACGTTCCTGAAATATTCCACTGCCCTGCTGGTAGTCCATCATTATTGGCGCTGATCGCAGTTTTTCATTCACAGATGAAGAGATGATAGTGATAGTGGGGAAGATTTCATTCAACCCCCGGGATGTCCTGGGCCACGGCGCGGAGGGCACAATAGTGTATAGGTGAGTGTATAACATGGGGGGAGTCACGTGATGCCTTTCCTCCAGTTCCCATTCACCCCTATTAATTTTGGGGGACTGATCCTTATTCTCGGTCATTGTTTGCAGTTCTGCTATGTATAACTTCCTTCCTACAGGGGGCACTTTGATAACCGAGACGTTGCTGTGAAGAGGATCCTGCCTGAGTGCTTCAGTTTTGCAGATCGGGAGGTTCAGCTGCTGAGAGAATCTGATGAAAATCCCAATGTCATCCGCTATTTCTGCACGGAGAAGGATCGTCAGTTCCAGTACATCGCCATCGAGCTGTGCATGGCCACACTGCAGGAGGTCAGGGGTCAGGGTGACATGAGGGTTTGTCTCCGGTGTCAGGGAAACATGCAGTCTCACATTTGGGCTTCTTGTGCTTCTCAGTTTGTAGAGGATAAGGACTTCGACCGACACGACCTGGAGCCTATCACCCTTTTGGAGCAAACCATGTCGGGGCTGGCATATCTGCATTCCCTTAATATCAGTAAGTGAATGCCTCCTCTTCTGGTAGATGAGAATGTGGGGGGTCTCTGcactgtccttaaaggggtcggTCACTTTCAGGCCAATGGTGAGAGAGAAATGGTTTTGAttctataataaaaagttgtaaaattttccaatatattttctgtatcaatttctctttgctgtcattcattctgcttattcccgttggataaaaatcagtccatggtcatgttatatacagtccatggtcatgttatatacagtccatggtcatgtcatatacagtccatggtcgtgtcatatacagtccatggtcatgtgatatacagtccatggtcatgttatatacagtccatggtcgtgtcatatacggtccatggtcatgtcatatacagtccatgctcatgtcatatacagtccatggtcatatacagtccatggtcgtgtcatatacagtccatggtcatgtgatatacagtccatggtcatgtgatatacagtccatggtcatgtgatatacagtccatggtcatgttatatacagtccatggtcatgtcatatacagtccatggtcatgtcatatacagtccatggtcgtgtcatatacagtccatggtcatgtgatatacagtccatggtcatgttatatacagtccatggtcgtgtcatatacggtccatggtcatgtcatatacagtccatgctcatgtcatatacagtccatggtcatatacagtccatggtcgtgtcacatacagtccatggtcgtgtcacatacagtccatggtcgtgtcacatacagtccatggtcgtgtcacatacagtccatggtcgtgtcacatacagtccatggtcgtgtcacatacagtccatggtcgtgtcacatacagtccatggtcgtgtcacatacagtccatggtcgtgtcacatacagtccatggtcgtgtcacatacagtctatggtcgtgtcacatacagtccatggtcgtgtcacatacagtccatgatcatgtgtgtctatcacatgaccatgaactttatattgtgaggaattgatacagaaaatatattggaaaattgcagaaGTTTTAATTCTACAAACAATATTtttctcaatattgatctgaaagtggcggACCCCATTCATTACCCACCATGCACCTGCTCTCACTGTGGAGAACCCCTCACTTTCTCCCTGCTTTTCGTTCTTCCTGTAAAGATCCATCTCTCTCCCCCTgccatacctgctcttactgaaGGAAACCCTCCTCTACCTCCTGCCGTTgctgctcttactgtagagaaccccTCTCCCTATTGCTGTAACCAAATCCTATCCCCTGAGCTCCAGTCCTGTGACATGGTGGGATCTATGACTTCTCCATCCAGTCAGCAGTGTGATGTCTTCTCAGTTCACAGAGATCTGAAGCCTCACAACATCCTGATCTCCATGCCGAGCGCTCACGGGAGGGTGAAGGCCATGATCTCTGACTTTGGTCTGTGTAAGAAGCTGGCGGTGGGCAGACACAGCTTCAGCCGGAGGTCGGGGGTTCCTGGTACGGAAGGCTGGATCGCCCCGGAAATGTTAAGCGAAGATTTTAAAGAGAATCCTGTAAGAAATGAATCTGCCTATTATTGGAGGGATGGGGGAAGGGTGCCCTCTGCAGAATGGGCAGTTCTGGGGAGCAATGGACTGACTGGCAGCAGAGTGGGGAGCAATGGACTGACTAGCTCCTTGTCTTGCAGACTTTTACTGTGGACATCTTCTCTGCTGGCTGCGTCTTTTATTACGTGGTCTCGGAGGGAAGACACCCATTTGGCAAGTCCCTGCAGCGGCAAGCCAATATCCTGCTAGGAACATACAGCCTGGACTGTTTGACCCTAGAGAAACATGGTGAGCCATTATCTGAGGGGGAGGCATGAGGACGCCAACTTCATCGCTCTGAACCTGTCTTGCTCTTTCTTGTTACAGAGGACCTGGTCGCACATCACCTGATAGAGCAGATGATCGACAAGGACCCACAAAAACGACCGTCCGCCCAGGCTGTCCTCAAACACCCCTTCTTCTGGAGCCTGGAGAAACAACTACAGTTCTTCCAGGTCAGCTCCATCTACAGTGAAATAGCCCCAAACCACTCTTTCTATTATTAGCAGaggcatcctgtattatactccagagctgcgctcactattctgctggtgcagtcactgtgtacatacattacattacttatcctgtactaatcctgagttacatcctgtattatactccagagctgcgctcactattctgctggtgcagtcactgtgtacatacattacattacttatcctgtattatactccagagctgcgctcactattctgctggtgcagtcactgtgtacatacattacattacttatcctgtactgatcctgagttacatcctgtattatactccagagctgcgctcactattctgctggtacagtcactgtgtacatacattacattacttatcctgtattatactccagagctgcgctcactattctgctggtacagtcactgtgcacatacattacgttacttatcctgtattatactccagagctgcgctcactattctgctggtacagtcactgtgtacatacattacattacttatcctgtattatactccagagctgcgctcactattctgctggtgcagtcactgtgtacatacattacattacttatcctgtactgatcctgagttacatcctgtattatactccagagctgcactcactattctgctggtgcactcactgtgtacatacattacttatcctgagttacatcctgtattatactccagagctgcgctcactattctgctggtgcagtcactgtgtacatacattacattacttatcctgtactgatcctgagttacatcctgtattatactccagagctgcactcactattctgctggtacagtcactgtgtacatacattacattacttatcctgtattatactccagagctgcgctcactatttgctttttgtttttcttgtgaCCCCTGAGGAGGAGGAGCCTTCTAGTCATGTGACTTGTGTCTTGCAGGATGTTAGTGACCGCATAGAGAAGGAGGCTTTGGACGGTCCAATTGTTAAAAGACTTGAGagggggggtagagatgtggtgAAGCTGGACTGGAGGGAACATATCACTCTGCCGCTGCAGACAGGTACCACTGCTGTGTAATGTGTCGCTGCTGCTCTGgttgtgtgccagactctgttcCCGCCCATTGGTTATCGCCGCCTTTGAATTAACCCCTGTTGTTTCTTGTGTTACAGATTTGAGGAAATTCCGTAGTTATAAGGGGAAATCTGTAAGAGATCTACTGCGGGCACTAAGAAACAAGGTGAGACTCCAACTTTATACAATGACTGCATAATGGAAGGTGAGCCCCCAGCAACACAGAGTGTTTCAGGAAACTTAGAAGTATGGTTCAGCCTTGAGGCATGGAGCGTATATCTCAGTAGTGCAGCTCCTCCTGTCATGGTGCTGCATGCTGGTAGTCGTTGTCTTGCACCCTCATCCTAGTCTTCTTTCTCtctctgcagaaacaccattatCGCGAGCTGCCGGCAGAGGTGCAGGAGACTCTGGGGAGCGTTCCTGATGAGTTTGTGGGCTACTTCACCTCACGGTTCCCGGGCCTCCTGCTGCACACATATCTGGCCATGCAGCTGTGCGGCCACGAGAGACTCTTCCATCCGTACTACGTCCCGGGGCCACCAGAGCCCACCCCCAGCACTGTGGCCCCGGCTGAGGCATGAGCCATTCTAATGAGGAGGGGGCTGGACATACACACAGTGCCTTATACCGCTCTgctacacggggggggggggggggagccgctggatgtagcagagtcctGCCGCACTATGGACTCGGCGGCGGCGGCGTTGGACAATCCTCTACAGCAGATTTTATATTTGTCACAGTGAAGGTTTTATTTATGGACTGAGCTCAGTATTCGGGATCGTGCACCTGACGCGGTGAGGGGTGGCCTGCAGGGGGCGCACTACACGGTCACTGTTACTACATGAAGTATCCAGAGCATTAActtattttatgtttcttttatATTTGGTGCAGAATTTATTTTATAAAACTGGATGTAGTGGGTGAGGGGTGAGGAGCCGAGGGTGAGGAGCACAGGGATGTGACGCTCTGGGTCAGTGGacggtttgggattttttttaatgctttttctTCCTTTTGTACTGTAATTTGGAGACGCTGCTGTAGTTCTGGGCTCTGGAATTAAACgcagttttctctttttttagTCCATGGTTCTTTTTGGTTTTGTGGGGGTGGTTATGGGGCACCTGTCATGTATATATCCCATAACAGGAGAAGAGGGTGCACGTCTGTCCACTGGTAGTCGGGATCCGCCCTGTAGTGTATCAGCACCTCGACCCTACAGAGGACTTGGTATAAATGGGATTAGTTTTATGGCTTCAgtgatcaaattttttttttttcctctaatgtagattgtgagccccatatagggatcgcaatgtacgttttttttttttttgtcctatcagtatgtctttgtagaatgggaggaaatccacacaaacacggggagaacatacaaactccttgcagattttgttcctggcgggatttgaacccaggactccagcactgcagtgctaatcactgggCCACTATGTTGCCCCAATCCAAATTGTTCTTAACGTTTTGGTTGTAACTTCCTTTAGATACAGCAACAATAAAGTAAGTATTGGCTCAAGTATATAATATTCCACTTTACGATAAGAGTCACCGGATTACAAGTGACGTCCTAGAACGCAATCGATGGATATATAGTGGATGGCATAATGGACGGGCAGGGTTAATTCGGGTGTCTTTGCTTTCTCTCTACGTATAACCTAAGATCATTAGaccaggttcacatggggtttttttggaccggaatttgacgcggaggccgctagctgcgactggatggcggtgcagtgaACCGGCATCCAATGGCGGCATTCTGTTCCGGATTAGCCCCAAAtatatgggcctagtcgggagggcgGTGTCGCGAAGCAGACATCTGCAGCtgattcgcctgaagaaagggcaagtcacttttctttttctgcgagcgggaacaaaccgctcgcgatAAAAGGAGATGACCGCCTCCCAAtgaaaataatgggaggcagttttttaaaccagattctgacacggattccgcgtcaaaatccagcccaaaaaacccccatgtgaacccggccttagatgtTGTCATATAAATGGCAATCTCTGTAGGATTTTATTACTCCATTCCTCATATAGATCCTGTGTGCTatttaagggtccatttacacggagtaacgtgccgcgtgacctggcacgtatacggtgtgtgagattttgagcgccgtaaaagctcccattgatttcaaagggagcctggatcatatacgctgcgttattttgcggctgcaaaataacacagcgtatatgatccaggctcccattgaaatcaatgggagcttttacggcgctcaaaatctcacacaccgtatacgtgccaggtcacgcggcacgttactccgtgtaaatggacccttatatCGATCCATTGTGTTGTGTGACATTACTCGTAGTCATGTGACCTCATTGTCATAAATggaatattatatactatacaatactatattTATTGTCCACTATTGTAATATTATATACCTGAGTCAATACTCCGTTGTCTTCCTGTTTGGATCCTGCTGCAGATCAGAtattctataaaaatacaaaGTGACAACCGAAATGTTTGGAATTCTTTGGATCACTTTTCCACTATAAAACTAATCGCGTTCATATGAAGTTCTCTGCAGGGCCGAGGTGTCTGTTCCTTTACTATGTGGTGGATCCCAACTACACATGAATCCCTCTTCTCATGTTATGGGGTAGTTGTCGTGTATACAGAAGGATACATTACACGTCATACCGTAGTAAACTTGTTTGGTGCGTCTATAATATGTGAGGTTATATGCTGTGAGCTAATACAGAATGCTCAGCGGCCACTATATACTCAGTCACTACTGGGAGATCTTCACTTATACATGTGTATGGCTTCTCTAGAAGGGAGCTCTTACCTACGCAGGTATATGCCTAGAGGGAGGTCCTTGTCTATATGGGTATacggccaccactagggggagctctttgGCTATGCAGGTATATGGGCACCACTAGGGGAGGCTCCCCACCTACTCTGGTACAGTATATGGCCTcggtcactagggggagcttattcCCTACAGCATTAGGTAACTCCTTATGTGAttggctccccctggtggtggctgTAGACTTGTTCAAAGATGCAGGGAAATCCCAACATTCAGCAAGCTTAAAAATGACAGGACTTTATTCAGGAACACTGAGCTGAACATCGTGTCTTACTTACTCATTTCCACCGATTCCTGTCTGTCCCTCCAGCGAGCCTAAGGCAATGTCTTCTATCCCGTATCCTTGCCAGCCCTCGCTTGACATTCCCTCTTGTCTCTGCCGCTAATAAATTGTCCTGTGTGCAAATTCTGTAAAGCAGATAATAGGGTGACCTGGCGGGAGGTTTCTATATAATATTTTCATCACCTGTTAGAAGCAAATCCAAAAAGAATATAGTTATCTCATTAAGATGATATGTGAAGATTATATCATCATCACTAGTAATATATCTAATAAGAAGCTCCGCCTCCTTGGCAGAACCCTGTGTCATGTGTCCATAATTGGTGAAAATGGTTTTGTGGCTATAcccgaccccgcacagatcatctgttttaGTAGCCTCCAGGTGCCAGGATCTGCTATTGGACAGGTATTGTGTGCAGCACTATAGAAGTTATAGGAGCCGCGCTACAGTTCTCTGGAaacactgctatacagtggacggggctgcTGCACCAATCCTATTACTGGTATAGGATCACCACTACATACATACCCCCTATGTATCACCACATACCCAGGccagaggctgctagaacagctgatctgtgcaaggtCTGGACGTCGAACCCCcaaagatcacatactgatggttGAGGCCGTAGATAGGTCACGAGTGTGAAAATTTGTTTtgaggccagaaaacccctttaagtgtgaaaGGTCCGTATAAGTACAAGAGTACTAGATGTTCCTTTTATTCAGCTTGGTACCAGTCTAACTGTCTGCACCTATATGACCTGCAATACAGAAAGCTCACAACTGTCCTGGATTCCGAGTCGTGTCCCGCTGTCCGGTCGGCAGATGAGTTGCATACAATAGGGAAGCAGAGGCCGTCCGCTCCGTATATGTACTGTactccccctggtggtgactgtGATTATGTACATGTATTGAGGTCCCCCTGGTGGTGACAGTAGATATGTACATGCACTGAACTCCCCTGGTGATCACTGTGGCCTCTTTGCTGTTCAGTCAGCccatcctccctccctccttgtcTATGATTTTCCTTCCCGCCTTCTCTCCTTTTCAGGGTCCAGCCGCACCCAGTCAGTCATCATGAGGAAACAGAAACTGATCAGGAGCCGGAGGAGGAGACTCTGAGAGGGGAAACCTCTGCCCAACATGTAAACAGCGAGCAGAGGATGTGGGGAGTGGTAGTGGCTGCAGCGATGCTGGAAGTGAGTGCAGGTAAGGAGCTAGTGGCTAGTGTCAGACCCTACTTTCTTGTGTTCTAGGTGTCAGACTCTGCTCTCCCAGATTCTGGGTGTCTGTTTCTGCTCCTCCTGGGTTCTGGGTGTCAGAGGCTCCGCTACCCTGGGTTCTGGGTGTCAGAGGCTCTGCTCCCCTGGGTTCTGGGTGTCAGGTTCTGCTACCCCCGGGTTCTGGGTGTCAGGTTCTGCTCCCCCTGGGTTCTAGGTGTCAGGCTCTGCTCCCCCCGGGTTCTGGGTGTCAGGCTCTGCTCCCCCCGGGTTCTGGGTGTCTCTGTGTTAAATATTATTGgattacaatattcatggcatataagggtaaggaaaatgtttgttctcatactgtgttagggctcgttcacatctgcgcccggtttccatttcctgcacaaaacagaggcaggagacggaaacctgcaggattctctctcacccattcatttgaatgggtttgaaagatgtccggccgtgagcaccagtgagcgtgttatgctctccgccgtgaaaccgtttttttaaaatcggacacagagtcggacatgcagtactctgtgtccggttttaaaacgGTTTCggggcagagagcataaaacgctcaccggcgctcacagccggacccgctctgacagctttcagtcttctgccggcagaagacggaaagctgagaacagagacccgaacgctagtgtgaacctagcgttaacaaGTGGGtagggaatataaaaaaaacacaaaacttgatactcttcagtagttgatacctttttgatggctaactaataatgatgacagattacaacgtttcggaactctcggctcctttctcaagtaaatttaaaaaccatttctgaaggctgcatatttatgtacaaaaggacacacagGGGGAtataattctaggaggaagggggggggggttattagtcattggtagaaacaatgtaagaaca contains:
- the ERN1 gene encoding serine/threonine-protein kinase/endoribonuclease IRE1 — protein: MAGTARKVLCLVLVLLCQMDVGGGSGVSLPESLLFVSTLDGSLHAVSKRTGAIKWTLKEDPVLQVPTHMEEPAFLPDPNDGSLYTLGSKHSEGLTKLPFTIPELVAASPCRSSDGILYMGKKQDVWYVVDLVTGEKQQTLTSSFAESLCPSTSLLYLGRIEYTITMYDTKNKELRWNATYYDYAATLPDEGTEYKMAHFVSNGDGLVVTVDSDNGDVLWIQNYGSPVVALYIWQREGLRKVIHTNVGVETLRYLTFMSGEVGRITKWKYPFPKETRTKNKLMPTLYVGKYSTSLYASSSLVHEGVAVVPRGKAMPLLDGPRTDGVTIEDNGECEFTPSTDLKIPSGLKGKDKLNYWKNQWLLIGHHEIPLSAPTKILDTFPSTLPRGKENVIESGADKTRFSEDVMGVAEEPSTELPPTKDISDISKTFLPKPEAPVDSMLKDLATIILSTFLLAGWVAFIITYPKTMHQQQQLQHQQFQKQLEEKIQLLQMQHVTFQSPAEVTADGDYLDVAVVRGESSANSTPNMSPRASNHSMHSNLSTSEVGSVVSTEQEDADEEMIVIVGKISFNPRDVLGHGAEGTIVYRGHFDNRDVAVKRILPECFSFADREVQLLRESDENPNVIRYFCTEKDRQFQYIAIELCMATLQEFVEDKDFDRHDLEPITLLEQTMSGLAYLHSLNIIHRDLKPHNILISMPSAHGRVKAMISDFGLCKKLAVGRHSFSRRSGVPGTEGWIAPEMLSEDFKENPTFTVDIFSAGCVFYYVVSEGRHPFGKSLQRQANILLGTYSLDCLTLEKHEDLVAHHLIEQMIDKDPQKRPSAQAVLKHPFFWSLEKQLQFFQDVSDRIEKEALDGPIVKRLERGGRDVVKLDWREHITLPLQTDLRKFRSYKGKSVRDLLRALRNKKHHYRELPAEVQETLGSVPDEFVGYFTSRFPGLLLHTYLAMQLCGHERLFHPYYVPGPPEPTPSTVAPAEA